AACAGGACACCAAAGCCGCCGCGCGGATAGTTCCACTCGATGTCGCCGCCTTTCTCGCACAATATCCGGCAGGTGCCGCATTCCATGCAGCCGTCGGCGGTGATCTCGACTTGACCCTTGTCATTCAACTCATAGCATTTCGCCGGACAGACGTAGGTCAACGCAAGCAAGTTCGCGCTTGGCTTGTCGTGCGGTCGCACTATGATATGGGGGCGGCCGGAATCGACCAGATAGCGGTTCTGGTAAAGTTTGTCCTCGACACGAACCTTCGTCACTGCGAT
The window above is part of the Mesorhizobium sp. WSM4904 genome. Proteins encoded here:
- a CDS encoding ferredoxin family protein, with translation MTIAVTKVRVEDKLYQNRYLVDSGRPHIIVRPHDKPSANLLALTYVCPAKCYELNDKGQVEITADGCMECGTCRILCEKGGDIEWNYPRGGFGVLFKFG